The genomic DNA CTACGTGAGCAGCTTGATCATATCCGCTCCCTGCGGCTGACCCGCGGCGAAAGCACATGGCTGCGCGGCAACACCTTTTACGGCAAACGCCAGATGTTCACCCCCGCCTTCATGGAGTGGTTCGAGAACCTGCAATTGCCGCCCTATCATCTGGAAAAGAATGATGGCCAGTATGAGCTGACCTTTGAAGGCACATGGCCCGAGGTGATGCTGTGGGAAATCCCCGCCCTGGCGGTGATCATGGAATTGCGCAGCCGCGCGGTGCTGAAGGATATGGGCAGGTTCGAATTGCAGGTGCTCTATGCGCGCGCGATGACAAAGTTGTGGGAGAAAATCGACCAGCTGCGCACGATCCCCGATCTGCGTGTCGCGGATTTCGGTACGCGGCGACGGCATTCCTATCTGTGGCAGGATTGGTGCGTGCAGGCGATGATGGAGGGCCTGAGCGATAAATTCACGGGCACATCGAATTGCCGGATTGCGATGATGCGCGAAATCGAAGCGATCGGGACCAATGCCCATGAATTGCCGATGGTCTATGCGGCGTTGGCCGAAAGCGATGATGCGCTGCGGCAATCGCCCTATGATGTGCTGGCTGATTGGCAGGAAGAACATGACGGCAACCTGCGCATCATCCTGCCTGATACATTCGGCACCAAAGGGTTCCTTCAAGGTGCCCCTGACTGGCTGGCGGGATGGACAGGTATTCGTGTGGATAGTGGCGATCCTGCGGCGGGGGCCGAAACCGCAATTGCATGGTGGACATCGCGGGGCGAAGACCCGCGCGAAAAGCTGGTTATCTTCTCCGACGGGCTTGATGTGGAAAAGATTGTCGAACTGCACAAACAATTCGCCGGCCGCGTGCGCGTGTCCTTCGGCTGGGGCACGATGCTGACGAATGACTTCAAGGGGCTTGTGGCCGACGATGGGCTCGCGCCGTTTTCACTGGTCTGCAAAGCAGTGTCCGCCAATGGCCGACCCACCGTCAAACTGAGCGATAATCCCAACAAGGCAATGGGGCCCGAAGATGAGGTCGCCCGCTACAAGCGCGTGTTCGGTGTGGGTGCACAAAAAGCGATTGAGGTTTCCGTCTAGCAACGGACCCGGTGGTCACCATGTCGTGCAACAAACAGGTCCGCCACGCATCCTTTGCGCAAAACGCGGGCCGTTTGATTTACGCTAGGCAAAGGCACGGACACACCGGGGTGCGTCATAGGCGATCTGCGCACGGTTCTTGCCAGCCTGTTTCGCCAGCATGAGTTGGGCGTCGGCCTTCTCAATCATTTCTTCTATGGCCATTTCTGTTGTTGTCCAAAAGGCGCCGATGCTGATGGAAACATCAAATGAAATGCTGTCGTAAGCCATAGCCTGATCCGAGATCGCGGTGCGCACGCGATCTGCAAATGATTGAACATCACAAGCAGCCAATTGTGGCGCGTAAATTGAAAACTCATCACCACCATGCCGCGAAAACAGCGCGTCCTCGCGAATACTGTCTTTGATACGCGCGGCCAATATTGCCAGCGCCGCGTCGCCTGCGCCATGCCCGTAGGTGTCATTCACATGTTTGAAATTGTCGACATCGAAATACAGCAACGCATGACCATCTTGAGCATCATTTTTCCGCATGCCTATGGCCGCATCCAAACCGCGTCTGTTCAAAAGATTGGTAAGCGCGTCTGTTTCAGCATGAACTGTCAGTTTCCGATTCTCTTCAACAAACCGAAGTTCGCGCCGAAACACCAATCCGATGGCAACCATGCTCAGTACATTCGCGACCAGTAGCGTAAGTGTGAAGTCGGTAATCAGTTGGATTGCCATCTGGAACGGAAGCAAAAAGAAGGCCAGCACCGATGTCGTCAAGGCAACGCCCAAGAATGCGTCATTTAGGATGGGGTATTTTACTTTCGGGCCAATGAAGCGCTTCCAGCCACACGCAATACCAAAAGCAAGAAACAGCCCCATAACACCAGGCGCGACCCCCGCACCCCCGATGATAATACGGCAAACCAGACCAAACAGCACCGCGATGATCCCGGCAAGAGGGCCAACAAAGACAACAGCGGACGCGATCAGAGGCGTGCGTGTGTCCAAGATCAGGCCATCGCCCAGACTAAGCGGGTTGGTCATGCCTAGGATTACAATAAGACCGAAAAGTACGCCAAATACGCTCTGTTCATATTTTGACGCATGAAATCGACGCAAAACCAAATTGAAAAGAAAAGCGAGGCACATCAGGGCGATGATCGGCGGTAGCAAGCCGGAAAGCTGAAGCATACGAAGGCGTCCAAAATCGAATAGCCTCCAGAGTCCACCATTAGTCTTAATAACTGGTAAGCACACGCAGGTCTTTTGGACCTAGTCCTCGACCTTCCCGCGCAGGGCTTTGACCTCGGCCCGGGCTTTCTTGCCCGCCAGGCGCCGTTTCACCGATCCATAGGTCGGCTTGGTGGGGATTCTGCGTTTGGGTTTTTCGCAGGCGCGTTTGATCAGTTCCGCCAGCCGGTCGCGCGCGATCTCGCGGTTGCGGGCCTGACTGCGGGTCTCTTGCACAAAGATGACAACCGCGCCGTCCTTGGTCCATTTCTGCCCTGCCAGCCGCCGCAGCCGCGCCTTGACCACCTCGGGCAGATGCGGGGAACGGGCCGCCTCGAAACGCAACTCGACCGCCGTGGACACTTTGTTCACATTCTGCCCGCCGGGGCCGGACGACCGCGCAAAGCTCTCGGTCAGCTCCCAATCGGCAATCTCGATCTGATCGTTGATGCGCATGTGTGGTCCGTGTGCGGGGGTGGATGGGGAGACCATACACGGGCGGCGGGGGCGTGGGTAGGGGAGGGGATTTTCAGGTTCAAATGAGCCATTTGCAATTCATGGTAGGCAGGTCAAATGCATTTGGATCAAGTCAAAATAATTTGACCTTTGAGCGCTAGTCGGTCGAGCTTGCAATCTGAAAACTTCGGGTTGAGGTTGTCGTTTAGTGTATGCATCTATGTAACCGAAGGTTGTAGCGGAGGTGTGATATGCAAGTAGTCAGAAATCTCGGTCAAGGTGGCTTTGGCCTTGTAGAGGAAGTAAGAGACGCAAATGGGAACAGTTTTGCACGAAAAACATTTGCAGCGCCAAACGGTTTTAATGCGGAGATGATAGAGAACTTCATCAAGCGCTTCCAAAAGGAGGTGAGAATTCAAGGTGGTATTTCTCATCGTAATGTTGTTCCGATACTTGGCAGTGACTTTGCCGTTTCTCCTCCTGTCTATTACATGCCAGTCGCGTCGCGAAGCCTCGATTGGGAGTTAGAAAACGAAGCGGCGGAAACCAAAGCGCGCTTTATCTCCATAATCAGCGATATTGTGGTAGGTTTGGAGGAACTGCACTCAATGCAAATTTTCCACCGAGACTTAAAGCCTCAAAATGTTCTGCGCTTTGAAGGGGCTGACGCTCCCTACTACGCAATCAGTGACTTTGGACTAATCTCGTTGAACGAATCTAGACTTTCAAACCTTACAATGACTGGAATGAGGAAGACATCTGATTTTTATACGGCTCCTGAAATCACCAAAGATCTTCGATCTGCGTCTGTAAGTTCTGATGTATATTCGTTGGGCTGTGTTCTTCATGATTTGGTCGGAACGGAAGACAGAGTTCCCTGTGCGGAAATTAGAGAGCCTGGTCCATTTTCAGATATCCTGTTGGCATGTACGCGCCGAGATCCCAATAATCGGTTCAAATCAGCGAAGTCTGTCCTTGATGCAATTGCAAGCACAGAATTTAGTATCGACAAAGATGCGGGTGAGGCATCAATTGACTATGTTGGCTGTCTCCAGAGTGATGCGTCGCTCGAGCCAGAATTCTGGGAAAAGCTAGCTCGTTTTCTCGACTTCGAGGCTACTGATGCGGATAGAAGAACTATCTGCGGTAAGCTAACGAGTCCAAACATCAGAGAGATGTGCAACTTGGCTCCAGTTGCGGCTAACCGCATCTGTCAGCACTATTGTGACTGGGTCAGGAGAACGCAGTACCACTTCGATGTTAGTGATGCGATTGCAAACCGCTTGGACGACTTTATGATCCTTATTGAATTTGACGCGAAGGTTTCCGTTTTAATGGCGCTACTCGAGTTGGGAACTTCACATAATCGGTGGTACGTCGAAAGAAAATTCGTAAACTACTGCAATGGTAGCCTAGATGAAAATCTAGCGAAGCGACTGGCTATTCAGTTCCGAATTGAAGAGGATATCATCTGCGGTTCAATATCACACCTAGAGGCTTCGATTGGCTTTGATCGGAAAGCATTGCACCCTCGACTGGTGTCTACGTTAACGGATTTATGTTGATGTCACTACGATTAGCTTCTTTGTCCGAAGTTGGGCCAAGGAAGATAAATGAAGATAGACTGGATTTCTGGGAATCCGATGATGGCGATTTGTTTGTTGCAGTTGCTGACGGCCTTGGCGGCATGGGTAGTGGAGATATTGCATCAGAATTCATAATTCGACGCTTGCGAACAGAGTTCAGCAGTGCAGATTTCTCTGATGCTGGCCTAAGATCGCTTGGACAGACTCTTCACATGGAGTTGATCAAATTGCAGCAAGAACGCCCGAGTCTGGATAAAATGGCGACGACGTTGAGTGCTGGCAGATTTAGCAATGGTCGATTTAGAGGCCTGCATTGTGGAGATAGCCGTATCGCGGTCGCGCGTGGTGATGGCGTCATAAGACTTACGACGGACCAAACCGAAGGTCAGCGCTTGTACGAAGCTGGCAAGCTGACGAAGCAAGAATACAGGCACTATCCGAGAAATCACATACTCGAAAGCGCATTAGGGGCTGAAAAGCAGCCGATATTCCAGACAGTCGATTTTGACTTCATTCGGGGCGACAAGTTTTACTTCTCAACAGACGGGGTCCATGATCACGTTAAGCTACAAGAATTACGAAACATTGGGCGTCGCTCCAATGATCCTGAAGAGGCAATCGTAGCTGTCAAAGACCTAATGACGAAACGAAAGCCAACAGACAATTATTCGTTGGTCGTTGTCTTCACGTAGCTCGACGATAAGGGCCCCCACCCGCACACCTGTACATACGACTTGTGTACAGCCTGTGTACGCCTTGTGTACGCCGCAAAACCCCACGAAAAAGGGCCACCCCGGCGAACGGGATGGCCCTTTCCTGAATTTCGGAGGTGGGTCGGTTAGGATCACCACCTTGGGTTCACGTCAGCCAAGGGCTGCCCTAGCTGCGCTCCTCCCAAGTTGTCCCGACACACTTCTCCAATACCTCATGATGCACTGGATCACCTCCTTTCAAATGTTTCGCCTGAAAGCAGAAAACCACAGATTTGGTATATTTCAAGTAAAAAGATACCTGATCTCGTGTTTATGCGCTGCGCAGCAGCATCCGCGTAACAATGAAGCGAAATGGCACCAAAGCGAGCAGCGCGATGCTGAGTTTCACGCCCCAGTCAGCCACGGCCAGTGTGACCCAAAGCGGCATGTCAGGGCCGGTCAGCAGGAACGGTGCGGCGTCTTGCGCCCACATGACTTCTTCGGCGGCAGACGCGCTCAACCCGTTGAATACGGCCGCAAATGCGATGGAAAAGAAGATCACCGTATCGACAGTTGAGCCGACCAGCGTGCTGCCCAGAGGGGCCTTCCACCATGATCCGTCACGCAGGCGGTCAAACACCATAATATCAAGCAATTGCGCAATCAGGAACGCCGTCGCCGAACCGATCGCCACACGCAGCGCCACGGCGGGGTATTCGAACCCGTCGCCCTGGATCATGATCCGGCTGCCGATCAGCGAACAGATGATGCCCACGACCAGACCGGAGAAGACGACCTTACGCGCCGCGGACGGCCCGTAGACGCGGTTCATCACGTCGGTGACAAGAAAGGCCAGCGGATAGGTAAACGCCCCCCAGGTCAAAAGCCCGTCGAGAAGCAGAAACTGTACGAGGATGTTGGATGCCACAACAATGGTGGCCATGGCGAGAACGCCGGGAAGGATACGTGTCATGCGATAATTCCGTTTTGACAAGGGTGCGGCACTTGGCCCCCGACGGGGACAGGGCGCATTAACGCTCTCTGCCTACTCCGTCAATCGGTATTCGACGATCTCGGTCCTTTGGAACATGCGAAAGTTATCGTCGGAGATCAGTGTGATCCGCAGCCCTTGGGCGTCTTGCCAGACACTGATCCCTTCAAGGTTATCATGTGTGCGCAGCCCTGTTTCGAGAATGGTCTCTTCATTGCGACCGTCCAGATCAAACCGCCTGATACGGCTGCGAAACCCGATGCCGGTAAAGTCACGTTCCAGCACATAGAGCCTGCCATCGGGCCCGACATCCGCGCCGACAGGGAGGAAATGCCCAGCGCGCGTGATCTCGAATGGCTGATCCCAGACACCGTCTTTGAGCCTGAAGACAGGGAATGGCCGCGTCGCCAGCCCTGACCTTTCGGGCAATGTGTAAAGCGCGCCGTCCGGACCAATCGCCAGGGCCTCAAGCCCCGCATTGGGTTGAAAGGCCTGAAAGTCCCGCGCGGCCACGAGCTCGGATCCGGGCCGGTCAAGGCCTGCAAAGGATCGCACCCCGTCCGCGCCCTCGAACGAGATATAGAACGTGCCGTCCGGCCCGATGGCGAGCCCCTCGCTGTCGCTCAGGTCATCGGCGAGCGGTGCGCGGGTTGGTCCGAGCAGGCGGCGCAAGGCGCCCAATGTGATGCCGGTAATGGTGTCTCCGTCGCGTATGAAAGTGCCGCGCGCGATGCTGCCACGGTCTGTCAGCGCAACAAACCCCATTCCATCGGTGGTCACCTCAATGGCTGAAAACCCGCCAAAGAGCCGGTCGCTTACGCGCCAGTCATAACTGCCAAGATATGTGACCTCGGCATAGGCAGGCAGGGCCCTGAGCAGGACCAAGAGGCACAAAAAGCGGAACACTTACTGGGCGTTCAAGACGGCTTGGCACTGGCCGGGCAGGTTGGCCATCGTTAGTTCCGCGCGCGGTGTCGGGGGTGGCGCGTTGGGGTCCGGCGGAGGTGGGTTCAGGATACGATCCACCCAGTCTTGGGCCTCGGCACAGCCATCACCGGGTGGGGGTGGTGCCTGGTTTGTGCAACCCGCAGCACCGGCAGGGCAATTCAGGCGCACATGGAAATGATAGTGATGGCCCCACCATGGGCGCACTTTGGACAGCCAACTGCGATCGCCGGTCGCCGAATTGCACATTGCAACCTTGGCACCGGGGAAGATGAAGATGCGCGCGGTGCGCGGGTCCGAGGCCGCGGCGCGGACAATCGCCTCGTGCTGGGGTGTCCAAAGGTCATTGGTAAAGGCGCCCGCATTGCGCCGCATCGAGATGGACGAAATGCTTTCGCGCTCGGCCACTGTCAGGTCGAGCCGCTGGGGCGGTAGCATCCAGACATCAATATCCAGACCTGTCTGGTGGCTGGCATGTCCTGTCAGCATTGGGCCGCCGCGCGGCTGGCTCATATCGC from Yoonia rosea includes the following:
- the pncB gene encoding nicotinate phosphoribosyltransferase, producing MVDIATRVWNHKWKIDPIVRSLIDTDFYKLLMCQSVFRNHPDTHVSFSLINRTKTIRLAELVDEGELREQLDHIRSLRLTRGESTWLRGNTFYGKRQMFTPAFMEWFENLQLPPYHLEKNDGQYELTFEGTWPEVMLWEIPALAVIMELRSRAVLKDMGRFELQVLYARAMTKLWEKIDQLRTIPDLRVADFGTRRRHSYLWQDWCVQAMMEGLSDKFTGTSNCRIAMMREIEAIGTNAHELPMVYAALAESDDALRQSPYDVLADWQEEHDGNLRIILPDTFGTKGFLQGAPDWLAGWTGIRVDSGDPAAGAETAIAWWTSRGEDPREKLVIFSDGLDVEKIVELHKQFAGRVRVSFGWGTMLTNDFKGLVADDGLAPFSLVCKAVSANGRPTVKLSDNPNKAMGPEDEVARYKRVFGVGAQKAIEVSV
- a CDS encoding GGDEF domain-containing protein — translated: MLQLSGLLPPIIALMCLAFLFNLVLRRFHASKYEQSVFGVLFGLIVILGMTNPLSLGDGLILDTRTPLIASAVVFVGPLAGIIAVLFGLVCRIIIGGAGVAPGVMGLFLAFGIACGWKRFIGPKVKYPILNDAFLGVALTTSVLAFFLLPFQMAIQLITDFTLTLLVANVLSMVAIGLVFRRELRFVEENRKLTVHAETDALTNLLNRRGLDAAIGMRKNDAQDGHALLYFDVDNFKHVNDTYGHGAGDAALAILAARIKDSIREDALFSRHGGDEFSIYAPQLAACDVQSFADRVRTAISDQAMAYDSISFDVSISIGAFWTTTEMAIEEMIEKADAQLMLAKQAGKNRAQIAYDAPRCVRAFA
- a CDS encoding queuosine precursor transporter, yielding MTRILPGVLAMATIVVASNILVQFLLLDGLLTWGAFTYPLAFLVTDVMNRVYGPSAARKVVFSGLVVGIICSLIGSRIMIQGDGFEYPAVALRVAIGSATAFLIAQLLDIMVFDRLRDGSWWKAPLGSTLVGSTVDTVIFFSIAFAAVFNGLSASAAEEVMWAQDAAPFLLTGPDMPLWVTLAVADWGVKLSIALLALVPFRFIVTRMLLRSA
- a CDS encoding serine/threonine protein kinase: MQVVRNLGQGGFGLVEEVRDANGNSFARKTFAAPNGFNAEMIENFIKRFQKEVRIQGGISHRNVVPILGSDFAVSPPVYYMPVASRSLDWELENEAAETKARFISIISDIVVGLEELHSMQIFHRDLKPQNVLRFEGADAPYYAISDFGLISLNESRLSNLTMTGMRKTSDFYTAPEITKDLRSASVSSDVYSLGCVLHDLVGTEDRVPCAEIREPGPFSDILLACTRRDPNNRFKSAKSVLDAIASTEFSIDKDAGEASIDYVGCLQSDASLEPEFWEKLARFLDFEATDADRRTICGKLTSPNIREMCNLAPVAANRICQHYCDWVRRTQYHFDVSDAIANRLDDFMILIEFDAKVSVLMALLELGTSHNRWYVERKFVNYCNGSLDENLAKRLAIQFRIEEDIICGSISHLEASIGFDRKALHPRLVSTLTDLC
- a CDS encoding PP2C family protein-serine/threonine phosphatase — translated: MLMSLRLASLSEVGPRKINEDRLDFWESDDGDLFVAVADGLGGMGSGDIASEFIIRRLRTEFSSADFSDAGLRSLGQTLHMELIKLQQERPSLDKMATTLSAGRFSNGRFRGLHCGDSRIAVARGDGVIRLTTDQTEGQRLYEAGKLTKQEYRHYPRNHILESALGAEKQPIFQTVDFDFIRGDKFYFSTDGVHDHVKLQELRNIGRRSNDPEEAIVAVKDLMTKRKPTDNYSLVVVFT
- the arfB gene encoding alternative ribosome rescue aminoacyl-tRNA hydrolase ArfB, which translates into the protein MRINDQIEIADWELTESFARSSGPGGQNVNKVSTAVELRFEAARSPHLPEVVKARLRRLAGQKWTKDGAVVIFVQETRSQARNREIARDRLAELIKRACEKPKRRIPTKPTYGSVKRRLAGKKARAEVKALRGKVED
- a CDS encoding esterase-like activity of phytase family protein produces the protein MVLLRALPAYAEVTYLGSYDWRVSDRLFGGFSAIEVTTDGMGFVALTDRGSIARGTFIRDGDTITGITLGALRRLLGPTRAPLADDLSDSEGLAIGPDGTFYISFEGADGVRSFAGLDRPGSELVAARDFQAFQPNAGLEALAIGPDGALYTLPERSGLATRPFPVFRLKDGVWDQPFEITRAGHFLPVGADVGPDGRLYVLERDFTGIGFRSRIRRFDLDGRNEETILETGLRTHDNLEGISVWQDAQGLRITLISDDNFRMFQRTEIVEYRLTE
- the mepA gene encoding penicillin-insensitive murein endopeptidase, encoding MVRFIIAAVLILGLAACQTEEPPVVSLSSQNFNDTRIAKTLFGAAPTGSPQAPQPFGSYSRGCQAGAEQLEETGPTWQAMRLSRNRNWAQPETLDYVRDLSRFAATQPGWAGLYIGDMSQPRGGPMLTGHASHQTGLDIDVWMLPPQRLDLTVAERESISSISMRRNAGAFTNDLWTPQHEAIVRAAASDPRTARIFIFPGAKVAMCNSATGDRSWLSKVRPWWGHHYHFHVRLNCPAGAAGCTNQAPPPPGDGCAEAQDWVDRILNPPPPDPNAPPPTPRAELTMANLPGQCQAVLNAQ